Proteins found in one Coleofasciculus chthonoplastes PCC 7420 genomic segment:
- a CDS encoding chemotaxis protein CheW, producing the protein MAQFHQFCTFFLDHFFLGLEVENVQEVIRYQSITRVPLAPPAVRGLINLRSQIVPAVDLRQFLELDQNVTKIPVETELDEDSEHLPLNVVVRTADEVISLLVDDVGEVLEISDNCFEKSPETLTGNARQLIRGAYKLTDQLLLILDTDKVVELTIFKPTLRN; encoded by the coding sequence ATGGCTCAATTCCATCAATTTTGTACCTTTTTTCTCGACCATTTCTTCTTAGGGCTAGAAGTGGAAAACGTGCAAGAAGTTATTCGCTATCAGTCGATTACCCGCGTTCCCTTAGCACCGCCAGCCGTGCGGGGATTAATTAACCTACGGAGTCAGATTGTTCCGGCTGTGGATTTACGTCAATTTCTGGAGTTAGATCAGAATGTCACTAAGATACCCGTTGAAACAGAACTGGATGAAGATAGCGAACACCTCCCTCTCAATGTGGTTGTGCGAACGGCTGATGAGGTGATTAGTTTGCTTGTTGATGATGTGGGAGAAGTGTTAGAAATTTCCGATAATTGCTTTGAAAAATCCCCAGAAACTTTAACGGGAAACGCACGGCAATTAATTCGTGGCGCGTATAAACTTACCGATCAACTTCTGCTGATTCTCGATACCGACAAAGTTGTTGAACTCACCATTTTTAAACCAACTCTTCGGAATTAA
- a CDS encoding Uma2 family endonuclease codes for MVRLPAQTDPPLSPRQTLPTMYDLPSEHLEEPGLPDEFHSLQPHLLRQTFQPVNWNPEEIFVGVDINLYYDLHHPNWYKRPDWFAVVGVSRLYEGHDLRLSYVLWQELVSPFVVVELLSPGTEDDDLGRTIRQAGKPPTKWQVYEQILRVPYYFIFSRYTNELQAFRWVAGAYESAELTNGRLLIPPLGLSLGLWQGCYQGIERLWLRWFTSQGDLIPLPEEDAIAANQRATLAEERAE; via the coding sequence ATGGTTCGTCTTCCTGCTCAAACTGACCCACCCCTTTCCCCTCGGCAAACCCTACCGACGATGTATGATTTACCGAGTGAACACCTGGAGGAACCCGGATTGCCTGACGAATTTCATAGCTTACAGCCGCACCTATTGCGACAAACGTTTCAGCCAGTTAACTGGAATCCAGAGGAAATTTTTGTGGGTGTTGACATTAATCTCTATTATGATTTACATCATCCCAACTGGTATAAACGACCGGATTGGTTTGCGGTGGTTGGTGTGTCTCGACTCTATGAAGGTCATGACCTGCGTTTAAGTTATGTGTTGTGGCAAGAATTGGTTAGTCCGTTTGTGGTGGTGGAATTATTATCTCCAGGGACAGAAGATGATGATTTGGGTCGAACCATTCGTCAAGCGGGGAAACCTCCGACTAAGTGGCAGGTATACGAACAGATTCTGCGAGTTCCCTATTATTTTATTTTTAGTCGCTATACCAATGAACTGCAAGCATTTCGCTGGGTGGCTGGTGCTTATGAATCGGCAGAACTGACCAATGGACGTTTGCTGATTCCTCCGTTGGGATTAAGTTTAGGATTATGGCAGGGATGTTATCAAGGAATTGAACGGTTGTGGTTGCGCTGGTTTACGAGTCAAGGAGACTTAATTCCCCTTCCTGAAGAAGACGCGATCGCGGCGAACCAACGGGCTACCCTCGCCGAAGAACGAGCCGAATGA
- a CDS encoding methyl-accepting chemotaxis protein, producing MNLDHLKGIHKLGEAMNLDKLSKPGRLVFFQNQETNGSNEHHHSETMVSEPKHTPTASQPSHEIEGILLSPENFNELLQALKSARDGNFNARLTEENGWGEIAQVFNEWMGVNQTVIHEIVRVSKQVVQDGKLTERLGRQQQTTVLKDWENYAGRWLYGAEPVSPPPYLKGGWATTTTAINTLIHTLAQPTLAAQDVLKAIAAGDLSCKMPLEINNQPLKGDLLSLSTTINTLRDNIEAYTNEKNRVARLISVEGNLSSRAVVETATGIWKDLTENINQMAANLKEEVENITQLTSAIAQGDLSKNVTAKTTGDFKQLTDNVNRMASNLTKSVGKIASVATAVAQASEDMNLVSQQLNENAVHTSGQAQTASAYAEEVNRNAQVVATGVEEMSASIKEIAKSAADAARVATTAVNMTESTNQTITKLGQSSAEIGNVIKVITSIAQQTNLLALNATIEAARAGEAGKGFAVVANEVKELAKQTAKATEDISQKIEAIQGDTKSSVEAISQITTIINQINDFQNTIASAVEEQTATTNEMARNVAEAAQSTSQIPQNINSVADAAQKTTSLASNTLKSAAELAELASELQALVNQFKY from the coding sequence ATGAACCTCGACCATCTCAAAGGAATTCACAAATTAGGAGAAGCCATGAACCTCGATAAACTCAGCAAACCCGGACGCTTAGTCTTTTTCCAAAATCAAGAGACCAATGGAAGCAATGAACATCATCATAGTGAAACCATGGTATCTGAACCTAAACACACGCCGACAGCTTCGCAGCCAAGCCATGAAATAGAGGGAATTCTCTTATCCCCAGAAAACTTTAATGAACTCCTCCAAGCCCTAAAAAGTGCCAGAGATGGTAACTTTAATGCCCGACTCACTGAGGAAAACGGCTGGGGCGAAATTGCTCAAGTTTTCAATGAATGGATGGGTGTTAACCAAACCGTTATCCATGAAATTGTCCGAGTTAGTAAACAGGTTGTTCAAGACGGTAAACTCACCGAACGACTGGGACGCCAACAGCAAACAACCGTATTAAAGGATTGGGAAAATTATGCCGGGCGCTGGTTATATGGGGCTGAACCTGTATCTCCACCCCCCTATTTAAAAGGAGGATGGGCAACAACAACCACCGCGATTAATACCCTGATCCACACCCTCGCCCAACCCACCCTCGCCGCCCAGGATGTACTGAAAGCGATCGCGGCTGGTGATTTGTCCTGTAAAATGCCTCTAGAGATTAACAATCAGCCGTTAAAGGGTGATCTTTTAAGCCTGAGTACCACGATTAATACACTGCGGGATAATATCGAGGCATATACCAATGAGAAAAACCGCGTCGCCCGTTTAATTAGTGTCGAAGGAAACCTGAGTAGTCGCGCTGTTGTGGAAACGGCTACCGGAATCTGGAAAGACTTAACCGAAAACATTAACCAGATGGCGGCAAATCTCAAGGAAGAAGTTGAAAATATTACCCAATTAACCTCAGCCATTGCTCAAGGTGATCTCTCCAAAAACGTTACTGCAAAAACCACAGGCGACTTCAAACAACTGACCGATAATGTCAATCGAATGGCAAGCAATTTAACCAAATCCGTCGGTAAAATTGCCTCAGTCGCCACGGCTGTTGCTCAAGCTTCGGAAGACATGAACCTGGTGAGTCAACAACTCAATGAAAACGCCGTACATACCTCCGGACAAGCCCAAACTGCGTCAGCTTATGCCGAAGAAGTCAACCGCAATGCTCAAGTGGTGGCGACAGGGGTAGAAGAAATGAGCGCCAGTATTAAAGAAATTGCCAAAAGTGCGGCGGATGCGGCGCGAGTCGCGACAACGGCGGTTAATATGACTGAAAGCACTAACCAAACGATTACCAAATTGGGTCAAAGTAGCGCAGAAATTGGTAATGTGATTAAGGTAATTACCTCCATTGCCCAACAAACGAACCTCCTCGCACTTAATGCGACAATTGAAGCCGCCCGCGCCGGGGAAGCGGGGAAAGGATTTGCTGTTGTTGCCAATGAAGTGAAGGAACTGGCGAAACAAACCGCCAAAGCGACAGAAGACATTAGCCAAAAAATCGAAGCGATTCAAGGTGACACCAAAAGTTCGGTGGAAGCGATTAGTCAAATTACCACGATTATTAATCAAATCAACGACTTCCAAAACACAATCGCCAGTGCGGTAGAAGAACAAACTGCGACGACGAATGAAATGGCTCGCAACGTCGCCGAAGCCGCCCAAAGTACCTCACAAATTCCCCAAAATATCAATAGTGTTGCGGACGCGGCTCAAAAAACTACCTCCCTCGCCAGCAATACGTTGAAATCGGCGGCGGAACTTGCCGAACTCGCGTCGGAATTACAAGCCTTGGTGAATCAGTTCAAGTATTAA
- a CDS encoding protein-glutamate methylesterase/protein-glutamine glutaminase: MRKIRLLIVDDSVIIRQKLSEILSQDPFLDVVGIAANGQIALSKIPHLHPDLIILDLEMPEMDGLQTLTAIRQSYPNLPVIMFSAFTERGAAATLEALSLGAQDYVTKPTKLGTGEAVSDYLKRELIPKIKVFCADILGVSDNTPIARSRLPSQTASLKLAKAQVVAIGVSTGGPNALATLLSRFPADFPLSIVIVQHIPPLFSKRLAERLTHQCHISVAEGYEGAELRPGHAWITPGDFHGIVVRRGKTVHLSLHQAPPEHSCRPAVDVLFRSVAKTFPGSAIAVVLTGMGHDGLQGCHHIRDAGGHILVQDQASSVVWGMPKSVAQAGLANNILPLDQIADEIIQLVR; encoded by the coding sequence ATGCGTAAAATTCGCCTGCTCATCGTTGACGACTCGGTAATTATTCGTCAAAAACTCAGTGAAATCCTCTCTCAAGACCCTTTTTTAGACGTAGTTGGAATTGCCGCCAATGGTCAAATTGCCCTCTCTAAAATACCTCACCTGCACCCTGACTTAATTATCCTAGATTTAGAGATGCCAGAAATGGATGGCTTGCAAACATTAACTGCCATTCGCCAAAGTTATCCAAACTTGCCCGTGATTATGTTTAGTGCTTTCACCGAACGCGGTGCAGCAGCTACGTTAGAAGCCCTTTCTCTCGGCGCTCAGGATTATGTTACTAAACCAACAAAATTGGGAACAGGTGAGGCAGTTTCCGATTATTTAAAACGCGAATTAATTCCTAAAATTAAAGTCTTTTGTGCCGATATCTTAGGCGTATCTGACAATACACCGATCGCGCGATCGCGCCTCCCCAGCCAAACCGCCAGCCTGAAACTCGCCAAAGCCCAAGTTGTCGCGATCGGTGTGTCTACGGGGGGACCGAACGCCTTAGCCACGCTTTTATCCCGGTTTCCCGCCGATTTTCCCCTATCCATTGTCATCGTGCAACATATCCCTCCCCTATTTAGCAAACGTTTAGCCGAACGTTTAACCCATCAATGTCACATTTCCGTCGCCGAGGGCTATGAGGGGGCTGAACTGCGTCCGGGTCATGCGTGGATTACGCCGGGAGATTTCCACGGAATTGTCGTGCGCCGGGGGAAAACGGTACACCTGAGTTTACACCAAGCCCCACCCGAACATTCCTGTCGTCCGGCGGTGGATGTGTTATTTCGATCCGTTGCTAAGACATTTCCAGGGAGTGCGATCGCGGTGGTGTTGACGGGTATGGGACACGATGGTTTGCAAGGGTGTCACCATATCCGCGACGCCGGGGGACATATTCTGGTTCAGGATCAAGCCAGTAGTGTGGTGTGGGGAATGCCCAAATCTGTCGCCCAAGCGGGTTTAGCTAATAATATTTTACCCCTAGACCAAATCGCCGATGAAATTATCCAACTGGTTCGTTGA
- a CDS encoding isopeptide-forming domain-containing fimbrial protein → MRHKKKPRLIHRDKSQFSGLKQRWIRFIAVAIYVANFVTFLAAPPPVLAQIAFPCDPTLYISQGIGAQDPTGLNRLITNVSPFRLEEIGPATARYNAIGFNVQDGFIYGIGPDLVNGAFPVFRIEQNGATTQIGSIPIAGTNIPEDTRFIAGDIDDSGNYYVYSPPNGVLARLTISANSVAFNSSTIVNGSPNFADIAFNPVDGNFYGYGRNSVSNGVGQIGFFPRVENLNNPLNVTFFGDQFASQDSFGAIFFDASGELFGYQNDDGSGDGVLYSLEVGINGSGAGQFRQRSVAPAVSQNDGASCAYAPVVQKTVSPTEVTAGDTVTYTYRFINRSSLDITQVTFTDRLPSGTAEPDGRTFLRIVNNAGLQINGDITGLDTNELTITGITVPRNSEPTLEIEVQIPQTLNLDLPGTFLNQALIEGTVGEQPPDRPGVPTTAVSDFPDSPEFPDPTPVTVNPNPVTLVPSKTVEPIDSNGNGAADPGEELRYTITIENTGTGTSTNTILTEDIPANTTYVPGSATLNGNPIADANGTLPFVSPNGGSVGNIAPGGTATVTFRVTINDPLPSGVTEINNTATVTSDEVKTPVSTDNPDTPDNPNDPNSPEDPTVVPIGGGTPPVPPEIYKSVRFLRDIDGNGVLNIGDDVEYKIIVSNPSDTRTINNVVVRDIVPIQVSILRDSSNPINIDAPDNSGFALAPTFPSTSFNGTGEPVQFTNAGNLPPSDSVTITYNAKILDGSSSPITNQGLANYAGDGGNPVRSDASDSTNPDEEGSGNNPGNPDPDGDVNQPTGGPDDPTILNFVSPVNPAGTKSVRLAEDVDGSGSISTGDILEYTITYTNTDPTDITNFEVTDEIADGLSFVSGSLDIDVTSGTTVTANPNYNGTTNTTLNQPPGTLASDGGQVVFTYRTEITAGPGTSIRNQAVANFEDNTGAGSVPTDAIQKPGDLPQTNNGDPNNPKFDDPTILTVEDPMTPTRPVANKSVRFLRDNDNSGSLTIGDDIQYTIIVRNPNPTRTLNNVVLSEILPIQVRILRDGSNPINVNAGFSLASSLPISSFNGTGSPIEFTNPGTLPPTGEVVLTFNARILPGAANPITNQGLVNFEGDGGNPVRTDASDTTNPRRPGSGNEPGNPDPVDTGGNVNQPNNSPTDPTILNFVSPVTPTGSKSVRLVVDADGNGSVTTGDTLEYTIIYTNPETNAPITNVLITDQIEADKVSFVPDSYNFRRVDGSGTAGNTTTVEANPSFNGTTDQNLSNPNNRGQLGTGGGQVMIMYSVRVTAGAGTQIQNQATAQSSGGSVDFSLTDALSGLGDDGTPSLPQINDDGEDLGNLPGTGDDEPTIVTVGSPGNPRLRLVKRITNITRDGVSISGIDFNSFNDDPANPDDDAAGWAQRPPVGIIQLGPENTLQSGDNVEYTIYFLSDGGTTVNGIQVCDAIPEGTTFISDSVSPGQGILLNQAGIDNPLTNALDADLGTFFGELDPVNTFCPNPNNPDGSVLVNVGNVSTISPDNIGFVRFRVRID, encoded by the coding sequence ATGCGTCACAAGAAAAAACCTAGACTTATTCATAGAGATAAATCGCAGTTTTCTGGGTTGAAACAACGCTGGATTCGATTTATCGCCGTAGCCATTTATGTGGCTAATTTTGTTACGTTTTTGGCAGCGCCACCGCCAGTTTTAGCCCAAATAGCGTTCCCCTGCGATCCCACACTCTATATTAGTCAAGGTATAGGAGCACAGGACCCCACTGGACTCAACCGACTGATTACGAATGTGAGTCCGTTTAGGCTAGAGGAAATCGGTCCAGCGACAGCACGGTACAATGCTATAGGGTTTAACGTGCAAGATGGCTTTATCTATGGGATCGGTCCGGATCTGGTTAATGGGGCTTTTCCGGTTTTCCGAATTGAGCAAAATGGTGCTACTACTCAAATTGGCTCCATTCCTATTGCTGGAACTAATATTCCAGAAGATACTCGATTTATTGCCGGAGATATTGATGATAGTGGTAATTATTACGTCTACTCTCCCCCAAATGGAGTCTTGGCTAGGCTAACTATTTCAGCCAATTCGGTAGCATTTAATTCTTCCACAATAGTGAATGGTTCTCCTAACTTTGCCGACATTGCTTTTAATCCAGTAGATGGTAATTTCTATGGTTATGGTAGGAACTCCGTAAGTAATGGCGTTGGTCAGATTGGATTTTTTCCGCGAGTAGAAAACTTAAATAATCCCCTTAATGTCACATTTTTCGGTGATCAATTTGCTTCACAGGATTCCTTTGGAGCGATCTTTTTTGATGCGAGTGGTGAATTATTCGGCTATCAAAATGATGATGGTTCTGGTGATGGTGTCTTATACAGTCTTGAGGTTGGTATTAACGGTAGTGGCGCAGGTCAATTTCGACAACGCAGCGTAGCTCCAGCCGTTAGTCAAAATGATGGTGCTTCCTGTGCCTATGCTCCAGTTGTCCAGAAAACGGTTTCACCTACAGAGGTGACTGCTGGAGATACAGTCACGTATACCTACCGATTTATTAACCGCAGTTCACTCGACATTACACAGGTTACCTTTACCGATAGGCTTCCTTCTGGAACTGCTGAACCTGACGGACGCACATTCTTAAGAATAGTCAACAATGCAGGATTGCAAATTAACGGTGATATTACTGGGTTAGACACTAATGAATTGACCATTACAGGTATAACCGTCCCTAGGAACTCAGAACCAACACTGGAGATAGAAGTTCAGATCCCCCAGACCTTAAATCTCGATCTGCCAGGTACCTTCCTTAATCAAGCTCTCATTGAGGGAACCGTGGGTGAACAACCCCCAGATCGTCCAGGTGTACCAACGACAGCGGTATCTGATTTTCCAGATTCACCAGAATTCCCCGACCCAACACCCGTAACGGTCAATCCCAACCCTGTGACTTTAGTTCCCAGCAAAACAGTGGAACCCATCGACAGCAATGGGAATGGTGCAGCTGATCCGGGTGAGGAACTGCGCTACACCATCACCATCGAGAATACGGGTACTGGTACATCAACCAATACCATTCTCACCGAAGACATTCCCGCGAACACCACCTATGTTCCTGGTAGCGCTACATTAAATGGCAATCCTATCGCTGATGCGAATGGCACACTACCCTTCGTGAGTCCCAATGGGGGTTCCGTTGGAAATATCGCTCCAGGAGGAACGGCGACAGTTACATTCCGAGTCACCATCAACGATCCTTTACCATCAGGCGTCACTGAAATTAACAATACAGCGACAGTAACCAGTGACGAAGTGAAAACACCTGTATCGACGGATAATCCTGATACACCAGATAATCCCAATGATCCCAATAGTCCAGAAGACCCCACCGTTGTTCCCATTGGCGGCGGAACTCCACCCGTACCCCCTGAGATTTATAAATCGGTGCGTTTCCTCAGAGATATTGATGGGAATGGCGTGTTGAACATTGGTGACGATGTTGAATACAAAATTATCGTCAGCAACCCCAGCGATACTCGCACCATTAATAATGTGGTAGTTCGCGATATTGTGCCAATTCAGGTAAGCATACTGCGGGATAGTTCTAATCCAATTAATATCGACGCCCCAGATAATTCAGGATTTGCCCTCGCACCAACCTTCCCTAGTACCAGTTTTAATGGCACCGGTGAACCTGTTCAGTTTACCAATGCTGGGAACCTACCTCCCAGTGACAGCGTGACGATAACCTATAATGCCAAGATTTTAGACGGTTCATCCAGTCCGATTACCAACCAAGGATTAGCCAATTATGCGGGTGATGGTGGAAATCCCGTCCGTTCAGATGCCAGTGACTCCACCAATCCTGATGAAGAAGGGTCTGGAAACAATCCTGGAAACCCTGACCCGGATGGTGATGTAAACCAACCTACAGGGGGTCCGGATGACCCAACGATTCTCAATTTTGTCTCACCTGTCAACCCAGCCGGAACTAAATCAGTACGTCTAGCTGAAGACGTTGACGGGAGTGGTTCGATTAGCACCGGAGATATTCTGGAATACACGATTACCTATACCAACACTGATCCGACAGACATCACCAACTTCGAGGTAACGGACGAAATCGCTGATGGTTTAAGCTTTGTTTCTGGCAGTTTGGACATCGATGTCACCTCTGGAACGACAGTGACGGCGAATCCCAACTATAACGGCACAACCAACACAACCCTAAATCAACCACCTGGCACTCTAGCCAGTGATGGTGGTCAAGTGGTATTCACCTATCGTACAGAAATCACCGCCGGTCCAGGAACGTCGATTCGCAACCAAGCCGTTGCTAACTTTGAAGATAATACAGGCGCTGGCTCTGTTCCCACCGATGCCATTCAAAAACCAGGAGATTTACCCCAAACCAATAATGGTGATCCGAACAATCCCAAGTTCGATGACCCAACCATATTGACAGTCGAAGACCCAATGACGCCAACGCGCCCAGTTGCGAATAAATCGGTGCGTTTCTTGAGGGACAACGATAACAGTGGTAGTCTCACCATCGGTGATGATATTCAGTACACGATTATCGTTCGCAATCCCAACCCGACTCGGACTCTCAATAATGTTGTGCTAAGTGAAATCCTGCCGATTCAGGTGCGAATCTTACGCGACGGTTCCAACCCGATTAATGTCAATGCTGGGTTTTCCCTTGCCTCAAGCCTACCGATTAGTAGTTTTAACGGCACAGGTAGCCCAATTGAGTTCACCAATCCCGGCACATTACCACCAACGGGTGAAGTCGTTCTCACCTTCAATGCCCGAATTCTACCCGGGGCGGCTAACCCAATTACCAACCAAGGGCTAGTCAACTTCGAGGGAGATGGCGGGAATCCCGTCCGCACAGATGCCAGTGATACCACCAATCCCCGACGACCTGGGTCGGGGAATGAGCCAGGAAACCCTGATCCTGTCGATACAGGGGGTAATGTAAACCAACCGAATAATAGTCCCACAGACCCGACAATCTTGAATTTTGTCAGTCCCGTAACTCCTACTGGAAGTAAATCGGTGCGTCTGGTTGTCGATGCTGATGGTAATGGGTCAGTGACCACAGGTGATACTCTTGAATACACGATCATCTACACCAACCCTGAAACCAATGCTCCGATTACGAACGTGTTAATCACTGATCAAATCGAAGCCGACAAAGTAAGTTTTGTCCCCGATAGCTATAACTTCCGACGTGTAGATGGCAGTGGAACAGCCGGAAATACGACAACCGTAGAAGCTAATCCCAGTTTCAACGGCACCACGGATCAAAACCTAAGTAATCCCAACAATCGAGGACAATTAGGAACTGGTGGTGGTCAAGTCATGATCATGTACAGTGTCCGCGTCACGGCTGGGGCGGGTACACAAATTCAAAACCAAGCTACAGCCCAATCAAGCGGCGGTTCAGTAGACTTCTCTCTCACCGATGCCCTTTCGGGGTTAGGAGATGATGGCACGCCATCGTTGCCGCAAATCAATGATGATGGAGAAGATTTGGGTAACCTTCCCGGTACTGGGGATGATGAGCCGACGATTGTGACGGTTGGTAGTCCTGGCAATCCACGTCTGCGGTTAGTCAAGCGAATTACCAATATCACCCGCGACGGTGTATCCATCAGTGGTATTGACTTCAACAGCTTTAACGATGATCCAGCTAATCCCGATGACGATGCAGCAGGTTGGGCGCAACGTCCGCCTGTAGGCATTATCCAGTTGGGACCGGAAAATACCCTGCAAAGCGGTGATAATGTGGAATACACCATCTATTTCCTCTCCGATGGTGGGACAACCGTTAACGGTATTCAGGTTTGTGACGCGATTCCCGAAGGCACGACTTTTATCTCAGATAGTGTTTCACCGGGTCAAGGGATTTTGTTGAATCAAGCGGGAATTGATAACCCTCTGACCAATGCCTTAGATGCAGACTTAGGCACATTTTTCGGAGAGTTAGACCCGGTTAATACCTTCTGTCCCAACCCCAATAATCCTGATGGATCGGTATTAGTGAATGTGGGAAATGTATCAACAATTAGCCCAGATAATATTGGCTTTGTCCGCTTCCGGGTCAGGATTGATTAG
- a CDS encoding CheR family methyltransferase: protein MPIHHQDFNYLRQLVRHHSAMVLDADKAYLAELRLTPLATQMGFSSLGEMIANLQTQPFNQRHVQVVEGMLLTETSFFRDRYPFDALAKVILPELLTKRQTQRTLNIWCAACSSGQEPYSIAMLLHEEFPELMNWKLRLIATDLSNEILNRAKAGLYSQLEVTRGLPLSLLNKYFQHKGNQWQICDKIRHRIEFQQLNLVTHSFTQFHKLDIIFLRNVLIYFDLATKKAVLEKIRTILAPDGYLFLGGGETTLNLDDSFERVQVDKAVCYRQRL from the coding sequence ATGCCAATACATCATCAAGATTTTAACTATTTACGCCAATTAGTACGCCATCATTCCGCCATGGTTCTGGATGCAGATAAAGCCTATTTAGCCGAGTTGCGCTTAACCCCTCTGGCGACGCAAATGGGATTTAGTTCTTTGGGGGAAATGATTGCCAATCTGCAAACGCAACCCTTTAATCAACGCCATGTCCAGGTGGTTGAGGGAATGCTGTTGACGGAGACATCCTTTTTCCGCGATCGCTATCCCTTTGACGCCCTTGCCAAGGTCATTCTGCCCGAACTTTTAACCAAACGGCAAACGCAACGAACCTTAAATATTTGGTGTGCGGCTTGTTCGAGTGGTCAAGAACCCTATAGCATTGCCATGCTACTGCATGAAGAGTTTCCCGAACTAATGAACTGGAAACTCCGATTAATTGCCACCGATCTCTCCAATGAGATCCTCAACCGTGCCAAAGCCGGACTCTACAGTCAACTTGAAGTGACACGGGGACTTCCCCTTTCCTTGTTAAATAAATACTTTCAACATAAAGGAAACCAGTGGCAAATTTGTGATAAAATACGCCACCGAATTGAATTTCAGCAACTTAATTTAGTAACCCATTCATTTACCCAATTCCATAAACTGGATATTATTTTTTTGCGTAATGTTTTGATTTACTTTGATTTAGCCACCAAAAAAGCCGTATTAGAAAAAATCCGGACAATTCTCGCGCCGGACGGTTATTTATTTTTAGGCGGTGGGGAAACTACCTTAAATTTAGATGACTCCTTTGAACGGGTGCAAGTAGATAAAGCGGTGTGTTATCGTCAGCGCTTATAG